In the Prionailurus viverrinus isolate Anna chromosome A3, UM_Priviv_1.0, whole genome shotgun sequence genome, CTAGGATCTTGGCTTCCAGGACTCCTGCCTTGTGAAGTGGCAGAGGAAGTCCTCGAGCACAGGGCTGAATGGGCCCTTGTGCCCCAACACCCTGCTGTGAAACTCATTCTGAGTGGCTTCGTGCTTCAACAGTATCACGGGGCAGTAAGAGCAAACTCTTCTGAAGCAGGCACTCACGTAGGGGACATTTCCCATTCAACTTGTCCCCTGCATTCCTCAGCCAGGATTCACTCTCAGGGGCCATGAAGGGCCCTTAAACAAGCTTCTCTTTCCTGATCATAGTGAGTTGCAGCCTGCTGATGGCAGATGACAGATCTTCACTATAATTTGGGGAAGTTTAAAGAGCAAAGGTCACTTCCTCCCCTTGGGAAATGTCAGCTTCTTCCTCACGGgcttcccaccccccctccctctggGAGAGAAACTTCCTGGGGAATGAGCCCTTCTCAGAATTCCAGGAAGGGCCCAGAGGAGTGAGAGTCTTGAACCCACATTTTAGAGCAGTTGTCCCCATGGGGCACCACAGGAACTGGACCAGGTAGCTGGCACCcacatatatctatatccatGGCTCCAATGGCCTGAGCCAGGACCCTGCCTGGTTTCTCTACTTCCCTGTAAAGCACAGACTTGACAGGGGGTGGGCAGGTTGATCAGGGCAGACTGTCATTTGGTTCCTGGTTCCCATGCTGAGAAGCTCCTCTCTCAGCTGAGTTACTGTCCAGCTGATCCCAGGAGTTCTGCCTGGAACTGTCCTGTGTTTTGTATCTTACGTTTGCCCCTGAGCCTGGGGTGCATCTTTGCTTAGACTGGGGGGATAGCCAGTAGGGAACTCAACCCCAGAGCCAACAGGTGGGCCCCAGGACAGGCACAGGAGTTCAAGAATGCTAGCTGCTTCTGAACCTCATTCCTTCTCCAGAAAGGGTCAAAATGGCAGGCTCTCTGCTCCATTGGACTCATGGTCCCTTCTTGTGTGTACGAGTGGGGGGAACTACACTGAGCGCCTCCCTCCTTGGGGAGGTGGGTCATTCAGATCAGACTCTGCCCTGGGATGGCAGAGGAATCCCTGACCTGCAGGATCTGTTGGGCCTGCAAGAGAAGTGCCTGGGTGGACAGTGAAGATGGCAAGACCTGACCACCGTCCTGGGCACAAAGCAAGCACAGGCAAGGGTGCTATGACTGGCCGCAGCCATTGGGAGCACCAGGAGGGGCAGGTCTTGTCTTCCAGGGCGGAACCCAGTACTCCAGGGCAGGCCTCTCATGCTCCAGGAGGGACTCAGTGTTTCCAGTGGAACCCAGTGTTCACATGGGACCTGGTGCTCCAGCAAAATCCCCTGCAATGGGTGGGATCTGGCGTCCTAGGTGAGTCTAATGCTCCAGGTGAGACCCAGAGCTCTAGGAGTGACCCGGTGCTCCAAGTGGAACCCAGTGCTCCGGGCAGTGCCGGGTGCTCCAGGTGAGAGCCAGCACTTTAGGCCCGACCTGGAGATCCAGGTGGGAGCTGGCATTCGGGGTCAGAGCTAGCAGTCCATGCAGGACATGGTGCTCCAGGCCTGGGTGTGTGGAACTGTGTGGGTCCTCTTCAAGAGGAGACACAACTGCACAGAAGGTAAATGTCCCAGGCCTGGCTCTTAAGAGTGTGTGAAATCctactgagacacagagagaaacagacaaagtTGGAGGTATGGGGACACACAAATGGGGAGATGTGCAAAGGTActgtgggggggagagagagagagagagagagagagagactgcttGATTTAGAGAGTGAGACAGACAAACACGGGGAGAGCCACGCTGGTGACTGGACAGCATCACTCAGGTGGACGAGTGAGTGGCAGTTTCTCTGGCGAGGGCCCTCCGCCGCCCAGGCTCTGGCCTTGACTTCCCAGCAAAGGGGCAGGGGGCGGAGCCCGGCCCCCAGGGAGGCCCGGGCCGGGCGTGGGCGCGGACCTAAGTCTGGATGAAGAGGTGGAAGTTGCTGCGCGTGAACTCGTGGTGGATACTCTCGAGCAGCGCGTCGGCGTCGGCGGCGGGTTCGGGGGCCCCcggggggccgggccgggcgctGTACTCGGGGGTGTAGGTGAAGGAGAAGGCGCTGGGGTAGAAGAGGCCGTCGGCGCGCACCAGGCTCACGGGCACTGTGATGGGTGTGCGCAGCCAGCGCCAGTCGCTGCCGAAGGCGGCGATGTCGGGCACCACGCACACCAGGGACCGCGGGCTCCTGGGGTGGCACCGAGGTtagggctgcagtgccgccgacgGCACGCACCCGTCCCGTTCCCCGCGGCCCAAGGGAGGCTCCCCCTATACCTGTACATGGTTTCGGCCTCCACGTCCCCGAACCACACCTTGAGCCCCGCGTGGAAGTTCTCGCCGTGGAGCTCGAGCGTGGCCACGTCTCCCCCACCACTCagctgggggcgggagggagcgGGGGCGGTGGCCGAGAGCCTGCTGCTCTCCCTCGCCAGCaccccattccctccccccccacacacacaccctgagccAGATCCCCACTCGCCCGCGCCCCCTGCGCCCGCCAGCGCCCCGGATTCACCTCCAGGGTGCTGATGAGGGGCACTGGGGTGACGGGTTCCCGGGTCCACGCCAGGCTGGTGCTGAAGGAGAACTCCACCGACTCGGTACCGATGATGGTCCAACAAGAGCTGTCATTGAGCAGCGCCCTGTTCGCCtctttggggcagggggaggcctggGAGGAGACCCAAGGGGATGGTGGCCACCAGCATGGGTGGCATGGGTCAGCATAATGCCTGGGCTCTTGCATCCTGGGGTCCAGtcctaggctctgagctttaCCTGCCCTGTGAGCTTGGACAAGGCCCTTAAGTTCCCTGAACTAGCTGGTTTCCAAAGGTCTATTTTCTTAGGACtctgaaattctattttttaacattgtGCAATTCTATTCTACAGGTTTGAAATGCTTGGGGAGGCAATATAGCTCaataataatgttattttctatatattatgaTTTTATCTCAACATTCCATGATCATATTCTTTTGGGAGTTGTACTGCTTAATAATAATTTTCCACATTCTACAGTTCTGTGGCTTAacattttatgattcttttttaaaaaatgtttatttattgggggggggttggggcacagagtgagagaggggagagagaatcccaagtaggctccacgctgttagcacagagcctgacacagggctcgatctcatgagcccttgagatcttgacccaagccgaaatcaagagtctgatgctcagccaactgagcccccccaggtgcccctgaacattcTATGATTCTAATGCTCTTTGCACAATAATACTCAattctattacttatttttattttcattctaaacTCTTATCTCCTAACATTCTATGACTCTAACATTCCTTGGGAAGGAGTATTGCTCAATTAATATTGTTACTATGTTTTCTACATTCTTGGATTCTGTCCTGATAGTCTGTGATTCTAACATTCCATGGGAGGCAGTGTCGCTCAGTAAGCAGCAGTCATTATGATGATGACCATCTTACGTTCTCCGGTTCTCTATGTCCTGACCTAGAACGCTTGGTGCCAGTACTCGTTCCCTCTCACCTGGAACTGCACCACCTTGTCTGCGGCGAGGCATAAGTAAGTGCCACCCTCTCCGGCAGGCTCCCCGGGGAACTGGAACGCACACTTGTGCAGCTGGGAGATGGGCTCGTCCACGTCGAGGAGTGCGTACTGTTTGGCCACTTTGCGGATGATCTACAACAGAAGGGGTGGTAGGAAGTGTGGCGGCAAGGTGCCTGGGTGCACAGAGGCTGCCCTCCCAGCTAGCTTTCTGCTATCCTGTAGCCATATGGGCCCTGgcaggtccccccaccccccaccctttaCCTCCATCCAGCCCCACAAAGCACTGAGTATCCAGAGTGAGAATGCATGTCTTTACGCCTTGGGCCCTCACCTTCCAGCCCTGCCCTTGTGGGTCAGACTTTCTGCATGGATCTGGGGGGACCCCCCAGGTATGCCTTCCCTTCTCATACCATTGGAGGTAGTGTGATGCCCGTGACAGTGCAGACGAGTTGCACTAGGGAGCCATAGCGGACGTAGCCCTCTCGAGGCGGGAAGTCCCCCTGGGAACAGTGTTCATCAGCTGGCGtgaaaagagggaagggaaggaaggaaggttttcAGGGGTCCCACGTTTCTCCCCTGAACCCTGCCTTCCCTGCCTCTGGCCCCACCCCACATCACACTTGGATCCTGCGGGGAGGGTCGGCATGCAGGGAGACAGCTAAGGCTGAAGGTTCTCATTCTGGAGGGGTCATCTGTGGCCATCCTTGAAAGTGTCTGCTCCCAGGGTGGGGTTTGAGAGGAACGGAGAGGGCTGGACATTAGAGTCAGAATGGCTTGGACTAGTCACAGACTCACTGGGACTTTTGGCAAGCCTCAGTTCCTTGGGCAAAGTTTACTTTTCTCGAGGAGTTGTACTGAAGATGAAATGAGCTGATGCATGTGAAGCTCCCAGCCCCGGGCCGGCTGGTGTGGTTACCCAGGTGGAGCGTGAAGGCAGCCCACTGGCGCGCGCTGGCCACGAAGGCGCCGTCCTCCACGGACAGGTAGCGCGTGGAGACCGTCTGGGAGCGCAGGCGGTTGAAGAGGGAGACCTTTGAGCCCGAGGATATGCACACTGTGAGGGGAGGTGAAATCAGCGCCCAAGCCTGCCTTGGTTCCTTGTACTTGCCAGGCAGTTTCTGGTCCTCTGTCCCTTGGGTCAGTCCCCTCGTATGCTCACTGGCCTGGACATACTGGGCATTCCTAGTTCACGGCCCTTTACCAAGTACCGGCTGGAGTCCTGCTTTTGTATCCTTGCCTGTTCCTTTTTGCTGCCTGGACGCCCTTCAGTTCGATAAACAATATTATCAAGTATTCACTAAGTGCCTCCTTtggggcaggcactgtgctgggtactgGGCACCGAAGGGTGACTTAGACCCAATTTTACTCTGGAGGAGTTCACAGTCTCAGAGAGGTGGGACATACATATAAAGTTTCAAAATGAGGTGGTAAGGGCTGGGTgaaagaaggcttcctggaggaggttaCACTCTCAGCTGGGGAGCAGGAAGTAGGTAGGAGTTGCTCAGGGGGCTGCATAAGCAAATACCATGTGGTGTGAAACAGCAGTGTGATATTTCTAGGGTTTGACACCGATCTCTTCCAGCTTATCACACTCGGAaccatggttttgttttctgacGGAGCTTTGACCACTTGGGGAGAAAGCACTAGGtcatcttctctcccctcctaGTGCAAGGCATATTGTAAATGCTCAATTTACACGTAGCCTAAGTTCCCATCCATTGGATAATAACGAAAGCTAATGTTTGTTGTATGTCAGATACTGTTTTAAATGCTCTATATGCATTAGCTCATTTGATTCTCCCAACCCTGCTCTGGGGTAGATACTATCTCTGTTTAAGAGAGCaacttggggtgtctgggtggctcagttggttgagcatctgacttcggctcaagtcatgatctcatggttcatgagtttgagccccgcatcagggc is a window encoding:
- the RBPJL gene encoding recombining binding protein suppressor of hairless-like protein: MDPVPAADPSAPPGPLTHLSPPDSSEARPRSGADGRSLPGSWTRSPPEHVTVLREGVRQCLQQQCEQTVWILHAKVAQKSYGNEKRFFCPPPCVYLAGPGWRVKPVQGQAHQPGETGPTVCGYMGLDGASGSAAETQKLNFEEQPDSREFGCAKTLYISDADKRKHFRLVLRLVHRGGRELGTFHSRLIKVISKPSQKKQSLKNTDLCISSGSKVSLFNRLRSQTVSTRYLSVEDGAFVASARQWAAFTLHLADEHCSQGDFPPREGYVRYGSLVQLVCTVTGITLPPMIIRKVAKQYALLDVDEPISQLHKCAFQFPGEPAGEGGTYLCLAADKVVQFQASPCPKEANRALLNDSSCWTIIGTESVEFSFSTSLAWTREPVTPVPLISTLELSGGGDVATLELHGENFHAGLKVWFGDVEAETMYRSPRSLVCVVPDIAAFGSDWRWLRTPITVPVSLVRADGLFYPSAFSFTYTPEYSARPGPPGAPEPAADADALLESIHHEFTRSNFHLFIQT